The Comamonas sp. GB3 AK4-5 genome includes a region encoding these proteins:
- a CDS encoding ABC transporter permease encodes MKQATIPTGWKASDSPVKRAFARSRLVQLAAAVLAAIVLATIFAPLLAWQNPFDPANLDLMDAFTAPGAQGSSGALYALGSDDQGRDVWSAILYGLRMSVFVGVSAVALSLAIGVPLGLLAGYVGGWFDTLLMRVADVQLTFPVILVALLVFGIARGLLPEGYRDDMAVYVIIVAIGLSDWVQYARTVRGAVMVEKQKDYVLAAQLIGRSKAAILAKHILPNLLAPILVIATISFAHAIVAESTLSYLGVGLPPTSPSLGTLIRIGQSFLFSGEWWILLFPSLVLLALALSVNLVGDWLRDALNPKLQ; translated from the coding sequence GTGAAACAGGCAACTATTCCCACCGGCTGGAAGGCCAGCGACTCACCGGTCAAGCGGGCGTTTGCGCGCTCGCGTCTGGTGCAGCTGGCGGCGGCGGTGCTGGCCGCCATCGTGCTGGCTACGATTTTTGCGCCGCTGCTGGCCTGGCAAAACCCGTTCGATCCCGCCAATCTGGACCTGATGGACGCCTTCACCGCTCCCGGCGCGCAAGGCAGCAGCGGCGCGCTGTATGCACTGGGCTCGGATGACCAGGGCCGTGATGTGTGGAGCGCCATTTTGTATGGCCTGCGCATGTCGGTGTTTGTCGGCGTCTCGGCCGTGGCCCTGTCGCTGGCGATTGGTGTGCCCCTGGGCCTGCTGGCGGGCTATGTGGGTGGCTGGTTCGACACGCTGCTGATGCGCGTTGCCGATGTGCAGCTCACCTTCCCCGTGATCCTGGTGGCGCTGCTGGTCTTTGGCATTGCCCGCGGCCTGCTGCCCGAGGGCTACCGCGACGACATGGCGGTGTACGTCATCATCGTGGCCATTGGCCTGTCTGACTGGGTGCAGTACGCCCGCACCGTGCGCGGCGCGGTGATGGTGGAAAAGCAGAAAGACTATGTGCTGGCGGCCCAGCTGATTGGCCGCAGCAAGGCGGCCATTCTGGCCAAGCACATCCTGCCCAATCTGCTGGCCCCGATTCTGGTGATTGCCACCATCAGCTTTGCCCATGCCATCGTGGCCGAGTCCACGCTGTCCTATCTGGGCGTGGGCCTGCCACCCACCTCGCCCTCGCTGGGCACGTTGATTCGCATCGGCCAGAGCTTTTTGTTCTCGGGCGAATGGTGGATTTTGTTGTTCCCCTCGCTGGTGCTGTTGGCCCTGGCCCTGTCCGTGAATCTGGTCGGCGACTGGCTGCGCGACGCCCTGAACCCCAAGCTGCAATGA
- a CDS encoding ABC transporter permease yields MLVHLLRRLGQSVLVLLAVSFISFMVFRHIGDPTISLLGEDATLEEREALTEELGFNKSVPLQYLHYVGKVLQGDLGISYRLKRPVADIIFERLPATLELALTAAFFALAIGIVLGVYTALRKDGFLSRAIMTVSLVGVSLPTFLIGIGLIYLFAVELRWLPSFGRGETVNIGGWETGLLTSSGLAALIMPAITLGFYNMTLIMRLVRAEMLEVLRSDYIRFGRARGLKERDLYFGHALRNTLIPVITIAGLQIGSLIAFAIVTETVFQWPGVGLLFISSIQGVDVPLIAAYLMFIALLYVVINLFVDFLYVLVDPRLRRATP; encoded by the coding sequence ATGCTGGTCCATCTGCTGCGCAGGTTGGGCCAGTCAGTCCTGGTACTGCTGGCCGTTTCCTTTATTTCCTTCATGGTGTTTCGCCATATCGGCGATCCCACCATCAGCCTGCTGGGAGAGGACGCAACGCTCGAAGAGCGCGAAGCGCTCACCGAAGAGCTGGGTTTCAACAAGTCTGTTCCCCTGCAATACCTGCACTATGTGGGCAAGGTGTTGCAGGGTGATCTGGGCATTTCCTACCGACTCAAGCGGCCGGTGGCCGACATCATCTTTGAGCGCCTGCCCGCCACGCTGGAGCTGGCGCTGACCGCCGCCTTTTTTGCGCTGGCCATAGGCATTGTGCTGGGCGTGTACACCGCGCTGCGCAAGGACGGGTTCTTGAGCCGCGCCATCATGACGGTGTCGCTGGTGGGCGTGTCCCTGCCCACATTTTTGATAGGCATAGGCCTGATTTATCTGTTTGCCGTGGAGCTGCGCTGGCTGCCCTCGTTCGGCCGGGGCGAGACGGTGAATATCGGCGGCTGGGAAACCGGTCTGCTGACCAGCTCGGGGCTGGCTGCACTCATCATGCCGGCCATCACGCTGGGCTTTTACAACATGACGCTGATCATGCGCCTGGTGCGGGCCGAGATGCTGGAGGTGCTGCGCTCCGACTACATCCGCTTTGGCCGCGCACGTGGGCTGAAAGAGCGCGATCTGTACTTTGGCCATGCGCTGCGCAATACCTTGATCCCGGTGATCACCATTGCCGGCCTGCAGATCGGCTCGCTGATTGCCTTTGCCATCGTCACCGAGACGGTGTTCCAGTGGCCGGGCGTGGGCCTGCTGTTTATCTCGTCCATCCAGGGCGTGGACGTGCCCTTGATTGCGGCCTACCTGATGTTCATCGCGCTCTTGTACGTGGTGATCAATCTGTTCGTGGACTTTTTGTACGTGCTGGTGGACCCGAGGTTGCGGCGAGCCACCCCCTGA
- a CDS encoding Bug family tripartite tricarboxylate transporter substrate binding protein — translation MIRRTLLAAAAGAAIAAAGLPLAHAANAWPAAKPITLIVPFSAGGNVDFQARLIGQKLGERLGQSVIVDNMPGAGGVLGVAKAINAKADGYTIVMGFDGPVSVAQLVNKAVKYDAERDLTPIGQVSVAPVVLMARPGLPAKNMAELIALAKAQPGKITYATSGVGTVLHLAMEMVQERAGVQMVHVPYRGGAQITNDVMGGQVDTGYLVTTSATPLVQQGKLQALGVTSAKRIDAIPNVPAFAETPALKGLEINTWTGLFAPKNTPAPIVARLATELAAVLQQPEVRQRLKDGGATPGQGTPAQFAAFLKKEKAAYAAIVTSAKIEQE, via the coding sequence ATGATTCGACGCACCTTGCTTGCGGCTGCCGCAGGCGCAGCCATTGCCGCAGCCGGCCTGCCGCTGGCGCATGCCGCCAACGCCTGGCCTGCCGCCAAACCCATCACCTTGATCGTGCCCTTTAGCGCCGGCGGCAATGTGGATTTCCAGGCCCGGCTGATCGGCCAGAAGCTGGGCGAGCGCCTGGGCCAGTCGGTGATTGTGGACAACATGCCCGGCGCCGGTGGTGTGCTGGGCGTGGCCAAGGCCATCAACGCCAAGGCCGACGGCTACACCATTGTCATGGGCTTTGACGGCCCTGTCAGCGTGGCCCAGCTGGTGAACAAGGCGGTGAAATACGACGCCGAGCGTGATCTGACACCGATTGGCCAGGTCAGCGTGGCGCCCGTGGTGCTGATGGCCCGCCCCGGCCTGCCAGCCAAGAACATGGCCGAGCTGATTGCCCTGGCCAAGGCCCAGCCCGGCAAGATCACCTATGCCACCTCGGGCGTGGGCACGGTGCTGCACCTGGCCATGGAAATGGTGCAGGAGCGCGCGGGCGTGCAGATGGTGCATGTGCCCTACCGGGGCGGCGCCCAGATCACCAATGACGTCATGGGCGGCCAGGTGGATACCGGCTACCTGGTCACCACCAGCGCCACGCCCCTGGTGCAGCAGGGCAAGCTGCAGGCCCTGGGCGTGACCTCGGCCAAGCGCATCGACGCTATTCCCAATGTGCCGGCCTTTGCCGAAACCCCGGCCCTCAAGGGCCTGGAGATCAACACCTGGACCGGCCTGTTTGCGCCCAAGAACACGCCGGCCCCCATCGTCGCGCGACTGGCCACCGAGCTGGCCGCAGTGCTGCAGCAGCCCGAGGTGCGCCAGCGCCTGAAAGATGGAGGCGCCACGCCCGGCCAGGGCACGCCGGCCCAGTTCGCCGCCTTTCTGAAAAAGGAAAAAGCGGCCTACGCGGCCATCGTCACGTCCGCCAAGATCGAGCAGGAATAA
- a CDS encoding phosphoribosyltransferase, with product MSAIDLSGQNLPGFDATTDYWQRTVSEAELDQSPLPPYATSYPARLPDGRYLLLPLRGMPSSPDRCVASLIANQASMEVVEQLALHMAEAARAHAFDVVVGLPTLGLAFAPLVAKHLGHRRYVPLGYSRKYWYREALSEPVSSITTPGKGKLLYIDPNQLSLIAGKRVLVVDDAVSSGTTMVSGLNLLARCGADVVAIAVAMRQGRQWQQKLRQADGSPIPVVGAYDCPRMEKRADGWWPEG from the coding sequence ATGAGCGCGATCGATCTTTCCGGCCAGAACCTGCCCGGCTTTGATGCCACCACCGACTACTGGCAGCGCACCGTCAGCGAGGCCGAGCTGGACCAGTCGCCGCTGCCGCCCTATGCAACAAGCTACCCGGCGCGCCTGCCCGATGGCCGCTATCTGCTGCTGCCGCTGCGCGGCATGCCTTCCAGCCCAGACCGCTGCGTGGCCTCGCTGATTGCCAACCAGGCCTCGATGGAGGTGGTGGAACAGCTGGCGCTGCACATGGCCGAGGCCGCCCGCGCACATGCGTTTGATGTAGTCGTGGGCCTGCCCACGCTGGGCCTGGCCTTTGCCCCGCTGGTGGCCAAGCATCTGGGCCACCGCCGCTATGTGCCCCTGGGCTACTCGCGCAAATATTGGTATCGCGAGGCGCTCTCCGAACCCGTCAGCTCCATCACCACGCCGGGCAAGGGCAAGCTGCTCTATATCGACCCGAACCAGCTCAGCCTGATCGCGGGCAAGCGCGTGCTGGTGGTGGACGATGCCGTGAGCTCGGGCACCACCATGGTCTCCGGCCTGAACCTGCTGGCGCGCTGCGGCGCCGATGTGGTGGCGATTGCCGTGGCCATGCGCCAGGGCCGGCAATGGCAGCAAAAGCTGCGCCAAGCCGATGGCAGCCCCATTCCCGTGGTGGGCGCCTATGACTGCCCGCGCATGGAAAAGCGGGCCGATGGTTGGTGGCCGGAGGGTTGA
- a CDS encoding YbhB/YbcL family Raf kinase inhibitor-like protein — protein MTTFTLSSPDIPAGGSVPAHFEADVFGCGGRNESPVLQWSGAPADAKSFAVTVYDPDAPTGSGWWHWIVVDLPATTTQLAANAGVKGSQTLPAGARQMRNDYGAFAWGGMCPPPGDKPHRYIFTVHALSLPRLDIPDDATAAICGFMINANTIAKATFTATYGRPA, from the coding sequence ATGACCACTTTCACCCTGAGCAGCCCCGACATTCCCGCAGGCGGCAGCGTGCCCGCGCATTTCGAGGCCGATGTTTTTGGCTGTGGCGGCCGCAACGAATCGCCCGTGCTGCAGTGGAGCGGCGCCCCCGCCGATGCCAAGAGCTTTGCCGTGACCGTGTACGACCCCGATGCGCCGACCGGCAGCGGCTGGTGGCACTGGATCGTGGTGGACCTGCCGGCCACCACCACCCAACTGGCCGCGAATGCCGGCGTCAAGGGCAGCCAGACCTTGCCCGCAGGCGCACGCCAGATGCGCAATGACTACGGCGCTTTCGCCTGGGGTGGCATGTGCCCGCCGCCGGGTGACAAGCCCCACCGCTACATCTTCACCGTGCATGCGCTGTCGCTGCCGCGCCTGGACATTCCCGATGACGCCACGGCGGCCATCTGCGGCTTCATGATCAATGCCAACACCATTGCCAAGGCCACATTCACCGCGACCTACGGCCGCCCGGCGTAA
- a CDS encoding heme A synthase, protein MTEQSLYDLAPVLELMLLGALIALVPLLWVWRRNRHAGPQRRWQALAVLTLFLTFDLVLFGAFTRLTDSGLGCPDWPGCYGNASPLGAHAEITAAQTAMPTGPVTHGKAWVEMVHRYLATSVGVLIIALTVLAWRQHLRQPHGQRLRGAMHPAWATFTLFWVCLQGAFGALTVTMKLFPAIVTLHLLGGTILLMLLCVQAVAHQQFSNQQPAAGLAAPLRLALAACLGLVLLQAALGGWVSTNYAVLACSSFPQCQDSWWPAMDFAQGFELWRPLGLQGNGAAIHFEALTAIHYAHRLMAYAVVAALLALAWKLRGQAALKVQRQWLLGLLALQVATGLSNVVLDWPLVAAVLHTGGAAALVLVLTWSLVATRTVPLVSVLHAPEGARRVRA, encoded by the coding sequence ATGACCGAGCAGTCGCTGTACGACCTGGCCCCCGTGCTGGAGTTGATGCTGCTGGGCGCCCTCATCGCCCTGGTGCCGCTGCTGTGGGTGTGGCGGCGCAACCGCCATGCCGGGCCCCAGCGCCGCTGGCAGGCCTTGGCCGTGCTGACGCTGTTTCTCACCTTTGACCTGGTGCTGTTCGGCGCCTTCACGCGGCTGACCGATTCCGGCCTGGGCTGCCCCGACTGGCCGGGCTGCTACGGCAATGCCAGCCCCCTGGGCGCCCATGCCGAAATCACTGCCGCCCAGACCGCCATGCCCACCGGCCCCGTCACCCATGGCAAGGCCTGGGTGGAGATGGTGCACCGCTATCTGGCCACCAGCGTGGGCGTGCTCATCATTGCCCTCACCGTGCTGGCCTGGCGCCAGCACCTGCGCCAACCCCATGGCCAGCGCCTGCGTGGCGCCATGCACCCGGCCTGGGCCACGTTCACTCTGTTCTGGGTCTGTCTGCAGGGCGCTTTTGGCGCGCTGACGGTGACCATGAAGCTGTTCCCCGCCATCGTCACCCTGCACCTGCTGGGGGGCACTATTTTGCTGATGCTGCTGTGCGTGCAGGCCGTGGCCCACCAGCAGTTCAGCAACCAGCAGCCCGCTGCAGGCCTGGCCGCACCGCTGCGCCTGGCGCTGGCCGCCTGCCTGGGCCTGGTGCTGCTGCAGGCCGCGCTGGGTGGCTGGGTGAGTACCAATTACGCCGTGCTGGCCTGCTCCAGCTTCCCCCAATGCCAGGACAGCTGGTGGCCGGCCATGGACTTTGCCCAGGGCTTTGAGCTGTGGCGCCCGCTGGGTCTGCAGGGCAATGGCGCAGCGATTCATTTCGAGGCGCTCACCGCCATCCACTACGCCCACCGCCTGATGGCCTATGCCGTGGTGGCGGCCTTGCTGGCCCTGGCCTGGAAGCTGCGCGGCCAGGCCGCGCTCAAAGTGCAACGCCAATGGTTGCTGGGCCTGCTGGCCTTGCAAGTGGCCACCGGCCTGTCGAATGTGGTGCTGGACTGGCCGCTGGTGGCCGCCGTGCTGCACACCGGTGGCGCTGCCGCCCTGGTGCTGGTGTTGACCTGGTCGCTGGTGGCCACACGCACGGTTCCCCTTGTTTCTGTTTTGCATGCGCCCGAAGGCGCCCGGAGAGTTCGCGCATGA
- a CDS encoding YqaE/Pmp3 family membrane protein: MRLLLALLLPFSVFFTIGRPFVGLLCLILQITLIGWIPAAIWAVYALSQYKTDQKIKEALGKR; encoded by the coding sequence ATGCGACTGCTTCTGGCCCTGCTGCTGCCTTTTTCCGTGTTCTTCACCATCGGCCGCCCGTTTGTCGGGTTGCTGTGCCTGATCCTGCAGATCACGCTGATTGGCTGGATTCCTGCCGCCATCTGGGCCGTGTATGCCCTGAGCCAGTACAAGACCGATCAAAAAATCAAGGAAGCATTGGGCAAACGCTGA
- a CDS encoding ABC transporter substrate-binding protein, producing the protein MTLKTLGTALLAAGLLTSVGLAQAETVRWARSADVTTLDPHVFNTGTNFVLMHQMYETLVNRSADGKLVPTLALSWKMTSDPTVWEFKLRPNVKFHDGTPFTAKDVVFSLNRAKGPNAQVKSLLASMEEVKALDDLTVQVKTKGPNLIFPDNLTNLFIMSEKWSKANGAADTQDAASKTENGATRAENGTGPYVLASREVDSKTVMKLNPNYWGKGQAPLQVTELVFLPIKSPATRVAALLSGEVDFAQDIPAQDVARLKQDSKLRINEGPENRSIFLAMNVSVPELKSSNVKGKNPFADLKVRQAVELAIDRDAIKRSVMRGLSIPTGMMAPSFVNGYDKAMAAYPKADVAKSKALLAEAGYPNGFTVTLHSPNDRYVNDEAISTAVAGFLGRVGIKTEVSSRPIAQHSVAIVKAESDFYLYGWGVPTYDSAYIFDFLVASRGKEGRGAQNATGYSNAELDNKIISLSSESDKAKRDATIKDIWQTVNKERFYIPLHDQVIHFASVKKINVPVHPDNAIHFKDVKFVK; encoded by the coding sequence ATGACTTTGAAGACCCTGGGCACTGCCCTGCTGGCCGCTGGCCTGTTGACCTCGGTGGGCCTGGCCCAAGCGGAAACCGTGCGCTGGGCGCGCTCCGCCGACGTGACCACATTGGACCCCCATGTGTTCAACACCGGCACCAACTTTGTCTTGATGCACCAGATGTACGAGACCCTGGTCAACCGCAGCGCCGACGGCAAGCTGGTGCCCACGCTGGCCCTGTCGTGGAAGATGACCAGCGACCCCACGGTGTGGGAGTTCAAGCTGCGTCCGAACGTGAAGTTCCACGACGGCACGCCCTTTACTGCCAAGGACGTGGTGTTCTCGCTGAACCGTGCCAAGGGCCCGAACGCCCAGGTGAAGTCGCTGCTGGCGTCGATGGAAGAGGTCAAGGCCTTGGATGATCTGACGGTGCAGGTCAAGACCAAGGGCCCGAACCTGATCTTCCCGGACAACCTGACCAATCTCTTCATCATGAGCGAGAAATGGTCCAAGGCCAATGGTGCGGCGGACACCCAGGACGCCGCCAGCAAGACCGAAAACGGCGCCACCCGCGCCGAAAACGGCACCGGCCCCTATGTGCTGGCCAGTCGCGAGGTGGACTCCAAGACGGTGATGAAGCTCAACCCCAATTACTGGGGCAAGGGCCAGGCCCCGCTGCAGGTGACGGAGCTGGTGTTCCTGCCCATCAAGTCGCCCGCTACCCGCGTGGCCGCACTGCTGTCGGGCGAGGTGGACTTTGCCCAGGACATTCCCGCCCAGGACGTGGCCCGCCTCAAGCAAGACAGCAAGCTGCGCATCAACGAAGGGCCGGAAAACCGCTCCATCTTCCTGGCCATGAATGTGAGCGTGCCCGAGCTGAAAAGCAGCAACGTCAAGGGCAAGAACCCCTTTGCCGATCTGAAGGTGCGCCAGGCCGTGGAGCTGGCCATTGACCGTGACGCCATCAAGCGCTCGGTGATGCGTGGCCTGTCCATTCCCACCGGCATGATGGCGCCGTCGTTCGTCAACGGCTACGACAAGGCCATGGCGGCCTACCCCAAGGCCGATGTGGCCAAATCCAAGGCCTTGCTGGCCGAGGCCGGCTACCCCAATGGCTTTACCGTCACCCTGCATTCGCCCAATGACCGCTATGTGAACGACGAGGCCATCAGCACCGCCGTCGCAGGCTTTCTGGGCCGTGTCGGCATCAAGACCGAAGTCTCCTCGCGCCCCATTGCCCAGCACAGCGTGGCGATTGTGAAGGCCGAGTCCGACTTCTACCTCTACGGCTGGGGCGTGCCCACCTATGACTCGGCCTATATCTTCGACTTCCTGGTCGCCAGCCGTGGCAAGGAAGGCCGTGGCGCGCAAAACGCCACCGGCTACAGCAATGCCGAGCTGGACAACAAGATCATTTCGCTCTCGTCCGAAAGCGACAAGGCCAAGCGCGACGCCACCATCAAGGACATCTGGCAGACCGTGAACAAAGAGCGTTTCTACATTCCGCTGCACGACCAGGTGATCCACTTTGCCTCGGTGAAGAAGATCAACGTGCCGGTGCACCCGGACAACGCCATCCATTTCAAAGACGTGAAGTTCGTGAAGTAA
- a CDS encoding histidine phosphatase family protein encodes MQATRIIAIRHGETAWNVDARIQGHLDIPLNDIGLWQAGRAGAALANEPLATIYSSDLARAQATAQAVADTTGASLVLDSGLRERCFGNFEGRTFKEIEQELPEQALRWRKRDPDFVPDGGGESLAMLKSRIQHTLDRLAAPHMGQQIALVAHGGVMDVLYRLATHQDLQAPRTWELGNAAINRLLWTPEGLSLVGWGDAQHLEGAARDEIFS; translated from the coding sequence ATGCAAGCCACCCGCATCATTGCCATTCGCCACGGCGAAACTGCCTGGAACGTGGATGCCCGCATCCAGGGCCATCTGGATATTCCGCTCAATGACATCGGCCTGTGGCAGGCGGGGCGCGCCGGCGCCGCGCTGGCCAACGAGCCCCTGGCCACCATCTACAGCAGCGACCTGGCCCGCGCCCAGGCCACGGCCCAGGCGGTGGCCGACACCACGGGCGCGTCCCTGGTACTGGACAGCGGCCTGCGCGAACGCTGCTTTGGCAACTTCGAGGGCCGCACCTTCAAGGAAATCGAGCAGGAGCTGCCCGAACAAGCGCTGCGCTGGCGCAAGCGCGACCCCGACTTTGTGCCCGATGGCGGCGGTGAATCGCTGGCCATGCTCAAAAGCCGTATCCAGCACACGCTGGACCGGCTGGCAGCCCCCCACATGGGCCAGCAAATCGCCCTGGTCGCCCATGGCGGCGTGATGGATGTGCTGTACCGCCTGGCCACGCACCAGGACTTGCAGGCCCCACGCACCTGGGAGCTGGGCAATGCGGCCATCAACCGCCTGCTGTGGACGCCCGAGGGGCTCAGCCTGGTCGGCTGGGGTGATGCCCAGCACCTCGAAGGCGCCGCCCGCGACGAGATCTTTAGCTAA
- a CDS encoding M20 aminoacylase family protein has product MAAPLNPVHAEIHPPVLPEVAAIAQDMLALRHDLHAHPELAYEEHRTGDIVAAKLAEWGYEVHRGLGDTGVVGQLRCGDHASGKRLGLRADMDALPIRETTGLPYASRHEGKMHACGHDGHTATLLAAAQVLARHKHQLNGTLNLIFQPAEEGHGGAQKMVDQGLFEQFPCDALYAFHNEPGYPAGHFGFRAGVMYSSSDTAIITIRGKGGHGAMPHVAVDPIVVASHLVLALQTIRSREIDPNDMAVVTIGAIHAGDAPNVIPETCELRVTIRARCPEVRQQLRERITAMAHAQAAVHRATAEVDYKWRYPPVMNDAAATDFAVDVARDFLGKDWLIPDLQPLQASDDFAIMLNAVPGNYFIVGNGMGEGGCMVHNAGYDFNDNLLPVTASYWVKLAQVYLREGGARQ; this is encoded by the coding sequence ATGGCCGCGCCGCTGAATCCCGTCCACGCCGAAATCCACCCGCCGGTGCTGCCCGAGGTGGCGGCCATCGCCCAGGACATGCTGGCCCTGCGCCATGACCTGCATGCCCACCCCGAACTGGCTTATGAGGAACACCGCACCGGCGACATCGTGGCCGCCAAGCTGGCCGAGTGGGGTTATGAAGTCCACCGCGGTCTGGGCGACACCGGCGTGGTGGGCCAGCTGCGCTGCGGTGACCACGCAAGCGGCAAGCGCCTGGGCCTGCGCGCCGACATGGATGCGCTGCCGATCCGTGAAACCACCGGCCTGCCCTATGCCAGCCGGCACGAGGGCAAGATGCACGCCTGCGGCCATGACGGCCACACGGCCACGCTGCTGGCGGCCGCCCAGGTGCTGGCCCGGCACAAGCACCAACTGAATGGCACGCTGAACCTGATTTTCCAGCCGGCCGAAGAAGGCCATGGCGGTGCGCAAAAAATGGTCGACCAGGGCCTGTTTGAACAGTTTCCCTGCGACGCCCTCTACGCCTTCCACAACGAGCCTGGCTACCCCGCGGGCCACTTCGGCTTTCGCGCCGGCGTGATGTATTCCAGCTCGGACACGGCCATCATCACCATACGCGGCAAGGGCGGCCATGGCGCCATGCCCCATGTGGCGGTGGACCCCATCGTGGTTGCTTCCCACCTGGTGCTGGCGCTGCAGACCATTCGCTCGCGCGAGATCGACCCCAACGACATGGCCGTGGTCACCATCGGCGCCATCCACGCCGGCGACGCGCCGAATGTGATTCCCGAAACCTGCGAGCTGCGCGTGACCATCCGCGCGCGTTGCCCCGAGGTGCGCCAGCAACTGCGCGAGCGCATTACCGCCATGGCCCATGCCCAGGCCGCTGTGCACCGCGCCACGGCCGAGGTGGACTACAAATGGCGCTATCCCCCGGTCATGAATGATGCGGCCGCCACCGATTTCGCCGTGGACGTGGCGCGAGACTTTCTGGGCAAAGACTGGTTGATTCCCGACCTGCAGCCGCTGCAGGCCAGCGATGACTTCGCCATCATGCTCAACGCCGTGCCCGGCAACTACTTCATCGTCGGCAACGGCATGGGGGAGGGCGGTTGCATGGTGCACAACGCCGGCTATGACTTCAACGACAACCTGCTGCCGGTGACGGCCAGCTATTGGGTGAAGCTGGCCCAGGTCTATTTGCGTGAAGGTGGAGCCAGGCAATGA
- a CDS encoding alpha/beta hydrolase — protein sequence MSVPPASSPDCTSRRHWLAAALATPALSLAGCATAAGPSTLAATAANWQAWPMPGVRSFDLPASPLPGSGAPRQHRVMVYVPQGPAPAAGWPVIYVLDGNLMFTMVAQLVHNRGARGGDLRGGSAIVVGLGHVLPEGSTEVHDRAARTYDYTLPYNGVGPDGQGRAQGGADRFLDFIAQQLQPRLQAALPMHLQQQTLVGHSYGGLCTLHALFTRPGMFQRHVAASPSLWWGGGAVLRECQAFMDRYRASGLPSALSLYLSQGSEELASRSSASRPPNPEREAAAQAARAQGFGNTADLPAVLAAVAGLRCSYQVWPSANHGGTQLYACMQAAQVGLAA from the coding sequence ATGTCCGTACCTCCTGCTTCTTCGCCCGATTGCACCTCGCGCCGCCACTGGCTGGCAGCCGCCCTGGCCACGCCGGCCCTGTCGCTGGCGGGCTGTGCCACAGCGGCAGGCCCGTCGACGCTGGCTGCCACGGCGGCGAACTGGCAGGCCTGGCCCATGCCGGGCGTGCGCAGCTTCGACCTCCCCGCCAGCCCGCTGCCCGGCAGCGGCGCACCGCGCCAGCACCGGGTGATGGTGTATGTGCCGCAAGGGCCTGCACCGGCTGCGGGCTGGCCGGTGATCTATGTGTTGGATGGCAATCTGATGTTCACCATGGTGGCCCAGTTGGTGCACAACCGCGGCGCACGCGGTGGTGATTTGCGCGGCGGCAGCGCCATCGTCGTGGGCCTGGGCCATGTGCTGCCCGAAGGCAGCACCGAGGTGCATGACCGCGCCGCCCGCACCTATGACTACACCCTGCCCTATAACGGCGTGGGCCCGGATGGCCAGGGCCGCGCCCAGGGTGGTGCCGACCGGTTTCTGGACTTTATCGCCCAGCAGCTGCAGCCCAGGCTGCAGGCCGCCCTGCCCATGCATCTGCAGCAGCAAACCCTGGTGGGCCATTCCTACGGCGGCTTGTGCACGCTGCATGCGCTGTTCACCCGGCCCGGCATGTTCCAGCGCCATGTGGCGGCCAGCCCGTCCTTGTGGTGGGGCGGCGGCGCGGTGCTGCGCGAATGCCAGGCCTTTATGGACCGCTACCGCGCCAGCGGCCTGCCCAGCGCTTTGAGCCTGTATCTGAGCCAGGGCAGCGAAGAGCTGGCCAGCCGCAGCAGCGCCAGCCGCCCACCCAACCCCGAGCGCGAGGCTGCCGCCCAGGCGGCCCGTGCCCAAGGCTTTGGCAACACGGCCGACCTGCCGGCCGTGCTGGCCGCCGTGGCCGGACTGCGCTGCAGCTACCAGGTCTGGCCCAGTGCCAACCATGGCGGCACCCAGCTCTATGCCTGCATGCAGGCGGCGCAGGTGGGTTTGGCGGCATAA